CACCCCGAGAAGGCGCTGTGAAAACGTGAGGAGAAACTGGCTCTGGGGCGCCAACCTCGACCATCGGTCGGTGGCGGGAAGATCGTCCTGGCGGATCTTCGGAACGTACCGATACCCCGCCGAGACCCCCGCCGTATGGATGAGAGCCCGCCCGGAGAAATCCCGGCGGGCGTCCGCCGAGAGCGTCGCCCCGCCTCCGGGCACGAAGCGCCCGAGATCGGACGGACCGTCCGCCGGAGACCGTTCGAACCGGGTCCCGAGAACGTCCGCGAAGAGGTACGGCACCAGGGTGAAGGAACGGTACAGGGGAATCGCCCGTGAAACCTCCCCGAACCCCCTCGCGCGGACTTCGTCGAAGCCGTCCCTGCGCTGGAACCGGGTTGCGGAGACCTCTCCGGAAAGATCGACCCCCACGGTCGTGATCCCCGCGGGCAGGAGCGTCATCGTGTACTCCGGCATCCGCTGCACGGTGTTGTCCGGCCCGGGGATCTCCTGAAGATCCTTGTTCCACAAGATCGAGATCGCGTGTTCCGAGTGCACTCCCGCGGCGGACGCGAACCCTTCCGATCGGGCGTGACGCATCGACCGGAGCGCGTCCAGGTCGACCAGGTCGAGGTAATACCGGGGATCGGTCGGCACTTCCAGAATCGCATTCGCGGTGAAGGGGCCGGAACGGAAAATGTTTTCCCCGTAATAGCGCGCCCGCTTCCGGTCGTCGACCCGGTCCCGGAACATCGTCGCGCGGAGCGCCCCCTGCGATTCAGGATTCAGGGCGAACCGGTACTCGGCTTCCGGACGGTATCCGCGGCGGCTCATCGCATCGAGCGTCACGGTGGCGTCGCTCCAGCGGTTGATCACCTGGTAGTACGGCAACTGCAGCGTATATCCCCTGGACCGGTTGGAGGAGAAGTTCGGGAGCAGGAGTCCGCTCTGCCGCGTCATCTTGACGGGGAACGCCCCCCACGGCAGCCACAGGACGGGAACGCCCCGGATGCGGAACGTGATGTCCTTCGCGATCGCGTACTGGTCGAGAGTGACCCGCGCCCGGCGCACCTCGAACTTCCAGTCCGGCTCCGGGTCGCACGGGCATGTGGTCAGCATCCCCTTTTCGATCAGGAAGGAACTCTTCCCGGTCTTCTCGATCTTGCTGCTCGCGATGAGATAGCTGCTGCTGCTGATCCGGATGGTCCCGTTGTAGAGGACTCCCGTCTCCGAGTCGAGGTTGATCGTGATCCGGTCGAACGCGAACTCCTCGTCCGCGTCCTTGTACTGAACCTTCCCGGACAGGTCCGCCTCCCCCGTCGCCGAATCGTACCGGATCCGGTCGGCACGCATCGACCGCGTTCCCAAAGCCAGCTCGACGTTCCCTTCCGCCAAGGCGACCCCGGTATCCTCGTCGTAGGAGAGCGTGTCGGCGGTCAGGTGAACCGGGGCGTCGAGACGGATCCCCGATTTGGAGAGGTCCTTCAGGGCGGAGGGAAGGGGAAGCCGGACCTCCGCGGAGACGTTCGTGACGCCGGCGACGATCAACAGGAGACCGATGACGACGCGACGGAGCCGGCTCATGCCAGGAAACCGACGCGATGCCGGTATGCGTCTCCCGCGGCGGCGAGCGAACCGCACACGAGCACGACGCCGCCCTTCCCGGCCCACCGGCGAGCAATCCGCCATCCTTCCGGAAAGTTCCCCGCGAGGCGGCAGGCGATCCCCTGTTTCGCGCAGGCTTCCGCGAGCGCGCCCCGTCCCGCCCCGCGCGGGTGCGAGAGCGGATACGTCACGATCCCGTCGAGGTGTCGTACGAGGTTCCGCAGGTACCCCGGGGCGTCCTTGTCGGAAAGCATGCTCCACAGGGCGACCAGTCGCCTCCCCTTCCCCCAGGGGGGAACCCCCGAGATCTCACGCGCCATCGCGGACGCCGCCTCCGGGTTGTGCCCCCCGTCGACCCACGCCCCGGCGTTCTTCCGGAGCGGGAGCGAGCACCATCGGCCGGGCCATCGCGAGTCCCGGAGCGCCTCCGTTGCCGCGGCGGCGAAGGCGGCGGGACCGATCCCCACGCCCGACGCCAGAATCCACGAGGCGGCCAGCGCAACGGCGGCGTTGTCGCGCTGGAACCCGCCGATCCTCCCCACCCGCAATCGATCGAGATCGAGGCCGGGAAGCGCCACCGCGATCGTTCCGTCCCGACGCTCCCTCCAGTCGAACGTCCGGCCGAGTTCCCAGGCACCGCACCCGAGCCGCCGGGCGCGCCGCAGGACGACGACGCGGGCGGCAGGCCGCAGCCGTCCGGTCACGAGCGGAACGCCCCGGCGAAGGATCCCCGCCTTTTC
This genomic window from Deltaproteobacteria bacterium contains:
- the lptD gene encoding LPS assembly protein LptD, whose translation is MSRLRRVVIGLLLIVAGVTNVSAEVRLPLPSALKDLSKSGIRLDAPVHLTADTLSYDEDTGVALAEGNVELALGTRSMRADRIRYDSATGEADLSGKVQYKDADEEFAFDRITINLDSETGVLYNGTIRISSSSYLIASSKIEKTGKSSFLIEKGMLTTCPCDPEPDWKFEVRRARVTLDQYAIAKDITFRIRGVPVLWLPWGAFPVKMTRQSGLLLPNFSSNRSRGYTLQLPYYQVINRWSDATVTLDAMSRRGYRPEAEYRFALNPESQGALRATMFRDRVDDRKRARYYGENIFRSGPFTANAILEVPTDPRYYLDLVDLDALRSMRHARSEGFASAAGVHSEHAISILWNKDLQEIPGPDNTVQRMPEYTMTLLPAGITTVGVDLSGEVSATRFQRRDGFDEVRARGFGEVSRAIPLYRSFTLVPYLFADVLGTRFERSPADGPSDLGRFVPGGGATLSADARRDFSGRALIHTAGVSAGYRYVPKIRQDDLPATDRWSRLAPQSQFLLTFSQRLLGVKDAAAPKEFLSFHIEWAYDLGGKEPSGSPYVDPLAPYVRALRDQIDTGSGRPPKKNDAPSDVYAKVALIPFERWRFQGEALFDPAENSFTVGAVSGEYKKDDNHRVLAEYRLSRDLAEDVRGTFAWPLLRWLHVQAQANYSVRNAYLSEGAVGVSVFPRSDCWNIGFTVERKTQPDDTSVRLSFGLKGIGSVGK
- a CDS encoding Mur ligase family protein, translated to MIGGRGPSGPEIVRPGLSRIVSAFSRSGHPEKAFRTLHVAGTNGKGSTASFAYDVLRRLPLGPIGLYTSPHLVAPEERIRVDGKMISPRALRDGFRGAERLSPAGDPLTWFEKMTWSASDWFRRKGVGIVVMEAGLGGRWDATSACRPAVSVITTVGYDHREWLGKTLGSIAAEKAGILRRGVPLVTGRLRPAARVVVLRRARRLGCGAWELGRTFDWRERRDGTIAVALPGLDLDRLRVGRIGGFQRDNAAVALAASWILASGVGIGPAAFAAAATEALRDSRWPGRWCSLPLRKNAGAWVDGGHNPEAASAMAREISGVPPWGKGRRLVALWSMLSDKDAPGYLRNLVRHLDGIVTYPLSHPRGAGRGALAEACAKQGIACRLAGNFPEGWRIARRWAGKGGVVLVCGSLAAAGDAYRHRVGFLA